The genomic region AGAGAGCATGGTATGAGTGCGCCGCCATGGTTGGCACaactgcagctgctgttgtggGGAGggtcagtgccttgctcaagggcaccttgcagtgccctggaggtagactggcgcCTCTCCTGTTTTCTGAGGTGTTAAACAAGTGCACGATTACTAACAGTAGAAATCAACATTTCTTTCTCGCATGAAGTAATTTGAAGactaatttattttttcctctctttctacAAGTAGCCTTTTCCTTGCTGCTATGTCTCCAAGACTTTCTCTCAACCACTTCACTGCAGCGATCCTCTCATCTACATGGTGGCAGCCGTGCTTGCAAGCACACAGACTAGAAATTGGACCTCAGCGGGGAGCTAAATGGGCCGTCACTCTCAGCAATCCTTTTAATCTTTCATCAATCACGAGGAAGCAGCTCGCAACCCTGATCCCATTACAGTTCAGCATTGACAAGCATGAGAACTGCCGTGAAAGTTTACCATGCAAGAGAGCTGTGATAGAAACTGGGTTGGGGATTTGATTAGAAAAGACTCAAACTAAAATAGAAAGTAAACAAATGATTTGAAGTGGTATTTCACTCGCTGTCAACACAAGGTTCTTGGAGTGGAGGAATAAAAGGAGAaagttatttttctgtttttttaatcagctgCACTGTAAGTGGCAATCCCAGAGACCGCAGAGCTAAATTAAATGCAAGCCCCTAACAGGGTCTGAATTTACAAAGTCTTCTCAGGTCAAATTGCTCTTAAATGGCCAATTTAGAAATAAAGCTGAAGAATAATGGGTGGTTTATCACAACACAAAGTTTCTTTAGTAGTAATTTACCAACATTTAGGTCCAAATATCCTCCCAACCCAAGACCAATGAACTGGAAAGGTGATTTAGAGTAAATAAGGGTGTTGTTATCACGGAGATGGTGTTGCTGTACCGCAGTGAGAACAACATCACGTCCTTGTTTGTACAGCAGAATATAATTGAGATAATGGTGGTTCTTAGAGATGTTTAATTTGGCACTGATTCTGTAAATGATATAAAGTCCAAGCCTAATCAGTTTAAAGTATAATTTTACATCATGTTTAGATACTAAATGGTTGCCCACTGAtaatttatgtgtttgtgttacagCACCCAAACTGAACGATTTTGTTTTCAGACTCAAATCACAAGTAACTAAATAACAGTAACAACCTTCTTAGCttatttattacagtatttTTTTCTGATATAACAGGGAAATAATATAGGGAATAATTGTCTGCGCCATTGCTTACAATCCTGAttcaggaaacattttataCTTGGATGAATCATATGTGAGCTCACATTCATAGAAAATAAATTCAGACGTCAAGGAATGATCTTAACACTGAACCTTTTAGAAATTAAGATCCtgatttgagtttgagaaacaaagaaggacATGAGTCATTCTTAGTCTAAGTATATATTCCACAGCTTTGGTTTGCCACTTGAAAACTTTAGTTTTCAAGTAAGCCTACAGTGacacatgatgcagtatgcTCCTGCTCGATAAGGTCAATACGTGTGAAGTGAAGCTATCAGCAGCAATTAGTAGATAACATTTCAAGGTGCTTAAATTTGGTTAGCTTTAATAATTGCATCGCACGACTAAAAACATCCTATTCAATGAAAACAACATCTTTATTTaggaatattttatttgacaGAATCCCTTAACATTTTTCTTGACATCATACCTTATATATTAGATATAGAATAAAGAAAGCTTTTTATTGTCTTTGAACacaacacacaatgaaattacattttcacccTGCTAATAAGGGCCCTTCTAAACAGACATGCACATTTATGTAGGGAGCCGTAACATGCGTAGAGAGAGCATGGTATTCCTGAttcaggaaacattttataCTTGGATGAATCATATGTGAGCTCACATTCATAGAAAATAAATTCAGACGTCAAGGAATGATCTTAACACTGAACCTTTTAGAAATTAAGATCCtgatttgagtttgagaaacaaagaaggacATGAGTCATAAGTATATATTCCACAGCTTTGGTTTGCCACTTGAAAACAAGAAAATGACTGAATCTCCACATAAGATGCAGGTAATGTGAGATTTTCATCTATacacatcattttttatttaacctgatTAAGTATTTCTAAGCAAATATACCGGTACCTCTAATGTTTCTTTGAGTCCAGTAAACGTTGTGTATCAAATGCCCTCTTAAAATATGCTCTGCTGTGGTAGATTAGATACTATATGAGAAAATGTTCCTTGATTTATGTCGATGCCAATATCAAGAATGGAGAACCCCATAGAGGCATAGAGGATACGTTTCAGATTATTTCTGTTGTTCATTAAGAAAGAAataggaaagagaagagaaaatggaagACACACTCGCAGCACTGCAAAGCCAAGCATCGCCTAATTAAGAGTTTTATGGGGCATATAATTTGAGTTTCAGCGCTGAGCTTTGATTCAAaagcaaacactttttttttttaatattggaAAAACACAGCGCTGCAGACTGAAGTTCATGACTCTTAATTAAGTTACAGACTTGCACTTAAATCTATACACCAATCATTAACAAGAGGACAAATGGCTTTAAATAACTTcaaagtttttaaaataaaactacactTTTGTTGATGTGACGTGTACATTTTAACACGCATGACCCAGAAACAGGTTTCACAATGTGCTTGAAACGTTCCATGGATAAAGGGATGGATGAGTTGGTGGTTTTTCTCTGTACAAAATACACAGATAAATACTACTTGGAAATGAAGTTAGGGCTCTTCACTAATACATTCACAAGTAGCAAGTATGTTTTTCTCACAGTCCTACAGCAAGAATTTTACTTATAGATACCTGCTCAAACATGACAAATATGCATTCAGAATTAATATAAGGCCCCGAAAGAGGAGCAAAACGTTATTAGGCTGAATTGAAACATCATTGTTGGAGGGAAAAGGCAGGTGAGAAGGTCAAAATGAGAGATTACAAACGACAGGCTGAGATGCGGTTAGCATATGTTTCaaactaaatgttttaattcataCTTTTATCATAGCTGCAAATCACTCTTTTAACAGTCTGAATGCTGTTAGTGCATATATGGAACATAAGATCATCTAATAAGGAAGACAGCGACACAGTTAAACGGGTTTTAATATGTACTGTCTCCATCCAAATATACATCATGTTGTAATTATTATGGAAGCAAACAACAAGAGCACACATTTAAGTGTGCATAATTGTCACTTCTGTGAACAAGTACCGTGTTTGCTTCCTTGTTCTCGCTTCTGTCTAATTTTGAAACTTGCTTCATTGATAACCATCGATACATAATTCAATGTAGTCTTAAATTGTCGTTGGCTTGAgccattttctgtttgtttgtttatttatttgtactgaCAGCAGGACACTCTTTGATCCTTATGTAGGACTTCCACTGCAAGTGCTATAATAACTGCTGAACTATTAAAACTAATGGAGACGCAGACTTCATTCAAGACTGTTAGGGGATGGGCCAAGAAATCAATAAAAATTAATTGACATGGATAATATTCATTGCTGCCAGAGGTTTCTGAAGTCTAAGTGCTTTCTAGTTTCTTGTCCAGACATTTTATACTTCGTAAATGCCAAATGGCTTAACATCTGCCACTGATGATACTCTTACTTTTCTTTAAGGTCAAAttatcagattattattatgtttttttcttcttctttggcaGGTAGAGTATGACCCAATAACTCATAGAATTACAGCAAGATAAAAAATAGAACTCAAGAATACTGCGCTAAATAAAGGAGAAAACTATTATTggagaaatatttgttttgtttttctaaaataACTATCAAACTAACTGTGATAACAATGTCATTCCATATACTATAGGCAGGTTTCTACGGTTTATTACGGTTTAATCAATGACCATCACACTACCTTGGTATTGTTGCTTTTAGGTACAATGGCATAATGGTGAACTTGAGCTGCCTCGGCTGAGTTTCGTGCTCTGAGTACTGTAGTTTATATTCTATTATGTGCATTTTGCTATTGTGGTGTCCCAGTTTCTTAACAcatcattgttttatttcactgtaCCTTAAAGCGGAAATAACAGATTGCTTTGGTCACTtgggtccagcagcagcaagttGTAAATGTATTACTGACTTCTTAAGTTTATATGGCAAACAGTTTCTCAGCAACAATAATCCTTCATGTAGAGTTTTATTTCTGGTCGTGTGTCCAGTgttacttgttgttgttttttgtctgtctgccaACTCATGAGACAACTCTGTCTTCAGCTGCTTTACCCCCTCCCTCGATGTTCAGCAGTGAGTCTCTTCTATTCCCTACTGTTCAACCTAAATGAAAAAAGCTGAACAATACATTTCATAGTGTCACACTTTTCATGTATTTAATCATTGTTATTAAATTAATGATTGCAGCCATGAGAGTTTAGGATTGGATAGAAGTATTTACTGTGAGTTTTTTTTGGATGGCAAAATCAAGCTCACAATGGGTTTCATCTTCAGCGAGTAGATTTGTTCTATTCCAACAATACTGTTTAAGGTTTACGACCTACAAattcataaattaataataataaaatgaatgcaacatgaGCCTGAATGCAGCTGCTCAGACTGAAactggctcctctcctccggccTCTGGGTCAGCAGCAAATCTCCCATTCCCACAATGGCACGGCCACAATACCAGGCTGGTCTTaagttttacatttgaaagcatgTTTAACTtttcactcatccattcacgGCCCGCAAGCAGCAAGGCTCTGGACTCGGCCGAGATTAGCTTTTGGCAGACAATGCAGTGAATTAAATGCCACACATGGCCCCTCTCTTGTTCTCTAGGTGACCAAACACACTTTCAGGGCCAGGAACTCTTGACcggtcttttttgttttgtttttgttttttagcagtTGGATAGAAGTATGGCAATTGATTTAGGCTTAGAATCTGGCCAGACAAAAGGTCTTGTGAGCTCTTTTTCCTCGCCAACATCCTCTCGTGTCAGAGGTTTCAGAAAAGATTGAAGAATAGACTTGAGCATATGCAGTACTCTTGTACAATATTTAGTTGTACAAGAGTACTGTAGTAGAGCTACTAAAGTCATAAATTATGTTCATCCACTATTCAACTACAAActtaaatgagaaaatcacAGTTAATATTATGTGTGTTGCTGAGCCCTCTCAAATGTTCATGGAGAATTCATGAAGTCAAATAAATGACTATAAATTTAGCGCCAAGATTTAAATGATTGATTCATATACATGTGAGCTCAATAAATGATGGAAAATATGTGATTTCAAATACTTTTAAAGAGAAATTATTCAAAATTATCAGCAATTATATCTTAAAGACTTGAAAATGGTTTCATGGGATGATAAATAGAACATTAGCACTTTGTTGTACAAAAATGAGTCTTATTGATGATGACTTATCATTAAGAGCAGGGCATGAGTGACCAGTCTTTAACAAACGATAACGCAGCACTGGGTACACGATTTTCAGAGATGGAATCGGTTCTCATATCTGAGAAgggaaatgaaatataaaataataaaaatacaaatacaaaaatgagcGCAGATCGGAAAAAGAACACAACTAGGTAGAATATTTGAAAGGAGCGTAGTACCAAAGGGGGCGACCATGTACAGCCGCTCTTCCCTGCTCCAAACGCGTAATTGTAAACCGTGAGCAGCGTGTCATTCCCCGGCATGTCGGCTGGCGCGTCGCCTTATCGCTCGCTCTCTGTCCGGGGACGAGTTCACGGATTTCTCCCGAAGGACTTCCACGGTGCTCAATAAGGTCTGTGTATGTCCATGCGCATCTTGCACGACTCGCCCATGTGTGGCTCTCTGAGCGCGCTgtaaggagcagcagcagcagcaccttggTGGAGCAgaagggggaagaggaggaagaggaggaggaggaggaggagggtttttCTCCTGCCCTGCTGTGTCGTGCTGACTGGAAATACGCTCGCCAGCACTGACTACTATCAAACCGAAAAGGAAGACAAGAAGGAGCCGCAGTAAACCAATAAACGCTTTTCCTTTGGAGGGGGGGCATCACAGACTGAATTGTAATTGTCAACGGGACCGGCCTGCTGCATTGGACGTGTCTTCAGAATGGTAAGATTCATTTTGCTgctattttccttttctttctttttttttgccagtgttgTAGAGAACAGCTGCGCACGGGCATCACGCAATACGGAGCCAAACGCGTAAAACTAATGTTGGTAGCCGCGGTACAGTTCCACTAcagatgtgtgttgttgctttttcagCGTTTGTTTGCGCTGTCCTTTCTCTACACATTATCCCATTAACCCGCGCGTAAATCTACCCCGGAGAGATCAACGCAGCAGCACGGCAGGCTACCTTGTCCTgggtttttatgttttatttagggggggggggtagcctaAAGGTTTTGCAGACCGTCCTTACATCGCACTGTGAATTTGATAGCTGCTCGGCTGAGGGATCAAAAAGTCCACAGTTGCTTTTCACAGCAGGCGCAGAATGGCTGCAGCGCGTCCTAAATGATGCGCGATGGGCACATAAATAACGAATGGGAACGGAGCAAGGTCTCGGCGGTGGGTCGAAGCGTCCTGCTCTACACATGCCCTCCACATTCACAAACGTTGCGCTCAGTGGCTGAATGGGCTGTGAGTAACCTCAGGGTTAATCTCAGGCGTGGGATTAAGACGTGTCGGTTTATTATTATGCTTCTTCCTCACAGGTGAGTTCAATCAACTTATTATCTTTAGTTACTGATGGCCTTGTTTCAAAACGAGCAAGGCTTggtttaagggggggggggcactttagTTTATCTTCAGTGTTACAATAATGTgcaaaatgactttttaaacATGCCATGGTTTTAGCATCATCAAAACAAAGTATTAGTATTAAAAACACACTATTTTAAGTGGCATAATTTAAGAAATCTCTCAATTTGAATGTCTTGCAGTCGACAATCATTTGAGACTGGAGCAGTTAAAGCATTATTCGGACCTCTGGGAGTCATTGTTTGGGCCTTACACACAGTTTAGACCAACTCTGTACACGTGggacacgcacgcgcgcacacacacacacatgcaacaaaTCAGACTATTATGGATCATAGGTTTTGAGTTGATGCATTTCTTTTCCAGCAGTAATCAATAGCATATTTAAGCAttgtgataataataaaaaaatatatagttcaAGAGAATTTTAGACCTTTGTATAAAacaatcataaaaaataaaaattagaGTGGTTACTATCAAAATTGTGCAACTGCCTGTTGTGATATAAATCCATTTGTTATATTTTGTTTGCAaattgaaagaagaagaaaaagattacTATAATCTGCATTTCTAGTCGGCCTTTTCCCAGGACATGCTGTCGGCGGTGGGATGATTAAGAAGCTTCTctctgtgggtggggggggatttgttGTACAAGTTCCACCATTGGCCATAGCGGGACGCATGACCTCAGATATTAGAGGTTAAATCCAAGGGAATCCAGGGGCCCTCCATCCTTCAGGGAAAGTGTTTCATGGAGGCATCAAATGAGAAGTCCGAAGTTGTTCGGTCCCACCGAGGTTAACCCTTGAAGAACAAGGCTGCATTCTTCCCGTTGCCTTTGTTGTGCTGATGAGCTCTGAGAAGCAGCCTCAACATCAGTTCTGTGCATGATAAGAGGGGAAACAAGCCCATCTTTGTGATctcaaatgaaaaatatgttgccTGTCTTTTTTGCCTTTGTTGTTTTGTGGCAAACTGAACTCGTTGCTGTTCTCCAAAGGACAGACTGCTGAAAGACAGATGACATCTAAGTTACAGTTAGCCCTTGTTACGCACCTTAAGCGATTGCTGTGCTTAAACTAACGGTGGCAGCGTTTGGGGATAGAACGATGACTGGGAGGAAGCAATGAAATGCTTCTGTCCCTCTGGAGTTATTGTGCATTTCAAGTAATAATTGCTGTGAGAACCGTACGGTCATCTTGGGAAAGAAGGGTTGCATTTTGGGAAAATGAATACAGTCGATGGTGGATGCTCTCACATGGTGTCATGTGGCTCTGGGGGAAGATAACTTCTGTCTTATTGTTAAGACAAGTGTCCACCAACCTGCTTTGCATTACAGAAGATCATAAAAATAATTGATTCCTCAgcaaataaagctgctttatttgcttttttaaatctaaatcatTCATCACATCCTGTTATTAACTAGTTGCTGAGTCAGTGATCCTTTTGTACCAGCTCAACTTAGTATCAATGAGTGCAGCAATTGAGAAGGGCGTTTTTCTTGCCTGGAGCATTATGTTTAGTCGAAGCTGCAGTCTGTCATTCTGTGATTTATCACACGAACAACTAGTGAGTAGCTGTCACAATTACACCACTTTATTGGACTTGAAAGCTGGGTACTGCACCccctcactctcacacactctcacttACACATTTTTCTGAATGTTGACACGATGGTTTCAGATTTTGTGTGATAAGTTCAGGACATTGCAGAAATCAGAAGCATATTGTGTCACATACTGGCCAAGTATTTGTTGCAGAGCAGTTTTTCATTCTTTGTAGTCTGTTTCCGTTCTTTAGTGCAGGCAGCCATTAAGCAGAAACCTCAGATGCATACCTGCAACATTAAATCAAAACTCTATTTTGTGCTTTACATGCTTCATCACTCTAATCTAATCTGACAAGCAGAGAATTGAAGTGAAAGCTATTTTTGTGACCACTGACAGCCTGACCTGTATTTAAAAATAGAATTACCTTGTTTGTTTAAGGAAATGGTGTGTTTTAGTGTTCCAGACAGATTCATTGGTCCCTTGTTGatggtgaattaaaaaaaaaaagtggaggTGACAGGCACCTTTTTTAACGGGGGGAGAAAATTAAAATTCCGAGCACTCGCTCGTCATTTTTCACCCTGGAGTTGTTAGCATCAAAAGTAACACTGTTAATTCTAAAACAGTACTCTACTGACTTCCATGTATTAATAGCCATATCACTGGTAAAGAGATGAGGCCGATTTGTGTCATTAAATGAATTTacagatgtaaaaaaagaatagatATGTTGGCATTCTGATGAAGAATATGCCAAGTTAATGATGATCttaaacaaccaatcacagaaTATTAACCCTTTAATCCAATTGGATGGAAATGTGTCCCATTATTCCGAACCACTGCAGCACTGACTTTAAACATTAGTAGATCTGTGGATTTGCCAGGATTATAATTACATGATATatgtgattatatatatgtgATACAGGAATTACGATTAAATGCAATGCAGTACATGTAAATACTATAAGAAAGCTGATATATTTTCTAGAGGCCTTCTTGTGTTAACACTAGTGCATGTTTTGGAGAATATCACAGTACGTGAGGGtattaatattgtttttcaCCCCTAAAAGCCGTTAGATCCTTTTTTCAAGGAACTGGAATCTTACACCTGCTTGCTGCTCTGAATGTCAGAATCAATGAAAGTACTTTCAGAGTGAGATTGGGGTTGAAACTATGTGCTTGAGCTCCCAAACACAGGGTGGTAATTCTCCTGCTTGACATGGAGGAACAGGCTCCTTTCTGTGTCAGACATTATGTAGTACACatgtagaatttttttttttttttaagataacCCTCCGTTGCTGCAGAACCTCATGATAGTTTGCAGGTGTGATACTTATTGTACTATCATGGCctaattttccattttcttgtctTCTCAATACCACAGCAGGGTATTTTGCTGTTGTGCTTTTTGTTCGTGAATCAGCTGCCCTGCAAATATAATTTCAGATCAATTGAATATTGAGCAGAAACATAATAGTAGAAATGAAGCAAGAGCACTTACACTGGAGGCTATTGTTTAAAGTCCCTCAAGATGGATCGATCTTTCATCTCTTACATAAATTATGCTAACACATACTATACATGCCAAACAGACAACATTTGTAAAGTTTaactaaaaatgtaaaaagatcTCACTTTTATTGAGTGACGAGATGCCTTTTTATTCTCAATACTTTTATGTGTGGAACAAAATTAGGTCTTGTTCATTGGTTGCAGAAGTGTCTGTTCTAACTTTTGGTACTTACTACTTACTGTAGGCTGCCCTGCTCTGTAAACACGTAAAAGACCAGTCTTTCATAATATGATATGACAATGTGTGGCTAGCAggttttgtaaaaataaaaagatgtctCAAATGTATGAAATCTCAGAATAATAACAAGAGCTCATTATCTTAATGAAAGACAAGCCATATGAATAATTGtactgattgtttttttccttttaggGGGATATGTGGGGATGTGTGAGTGTTTTGAGTCCTCAAAGGCAACATGCAGAACAGAGTTCCAGAGACAGCAAATTAGATAGAATACCTCGTTGTGATTTTCAAATGGAAAGGGCAAGAGGGGCactcatgaaaaagaaaaatgagcagTATTTACAGATTCTGTAAATGTTCTGAACAAGGTAGTTGCTCTGCAGAAAGGCATCTGCCCCAGGACTAAATCAAAATTACTTCTGCACAGTCTTAATAAAAAACACCTTTACACCTCACAAAACTGATCTTTTCAACAAGAAGGTGAAAATACAAGCACAGTTTTACAGAGTGTAAAACAAGACCTACAGTATGCCTgatcggtttaaaaaaaaatctttttcaTACAGCAGAAGGCGTAGAAAGCATAACGGTGCCTTCGGCTGGCAGTGTCTCATTCCCACTTTTAAACATGGTTCCGGATCAGTAATGGGATGGGCAGCCATCTCGAGGGGATCATTAGATCTGATGGTTGCCTTGCACGGTTGTTAACAGCCAAATAATATGAGGCCATTTCACAGGACCAGGTGCACTTAGTGGTGCCAGAGCTGTTCTCCCTGTATATCTCCATTCTCAGGTTATGATACTCTAGCTAAGCACATTCAAAAGTGTCATGTAAGTGGGATAGTGGATTGTTTTCTTACAACATAATCTCAGATTTGTCAATACAAACAATAGTTTTAGTGTTGTCAGTGTTTCTGTCATTTATTATCTGCAGAAAAAACATAATACATGCAGTgcaacctcggttctcgaacgactcggtaGTCGAACAACTCGGGTTTTTGACCAAATTAATAGAATTTAAAATGCGTCACAAGTCAGACAGATTTTCtgagttcgaacacacgagtggagccgaggcgaaccgaagacacgagaacacgagtggagccgaggcgaaccgaagacacgagaACTcgtgtggagccgaggcgaaccgaagacacgagaAATcgtgtggagccgaggcgaaccgaagacacgagaACTcgtgtggagccgaggcgaaccgaagacacgagaacacgagtggagccgaggcgaaccgaagacacgagaACTcgtgtggagccgaggcgaaccgaagacacgagaAATcgtgtggagccgaggcgaaccgaagacacgagaACTcgtgtggagccgaggcgaaccgaagacacaaGAACTcgtgtggagccgaggcgaaccgaagacacgagaacacgagtggagccgaggcgaaccgaagacacgagaacacgagtggagccgaggcgaaccgaagacacgagaAATcgtgtggagccgaggcgaactgAAGACACGAGAACTcgtgtggagccgaggcgaaccgaagacacgagaactcgagtggagccgaggcgaaccgaagacacgagaACAcgtgtggagccgaggcgaaccgaagacacgagaACTcgtgtggagccgaggcgaaccgaagacacgagaacacgagtggagccgaggcgaaccgaagacacgagaACTcgtgtggagccgaggcgaaccgaagacacgagaacacgagtggagccgaggcgaaccgaagacacaagaaggaaaaaaacaccAGAGGGACAGTTAACCAGGTGGTCTGTAAATGATAGAGAAGTGTGTTATATTAAATTTTTGCTTCTGTTTTTTGTACTagttacacttttatgtgttatctgtcgtttagatacacgtagttacatattaatataactgtaggtaTGTAAATGGTCATTTATCTGGTGTGTAGGAATAAAtgaatctagtttccattatttcttatgggaaatacattttcagttttcaaacaaaTCGGTTTGACAGAAtaaattatgttcgagaaccgggGTTCCACTGTATGTGGTTTCTCCCCCCAAAATAGTTTCCATTCTAAACAAATTCAGTGAAGATggaaaaacctttttaaatttatatttaacTAAATTTTCTTTATTATACAACATATATATCAGGTCAGTATGTTATTATTTCTTAAATAGACAGTTCATGATAGTCACCTGTTCATGAAATGGTTTTTGCCTCACTTGTAATTTGTGTATTTGCTGTGCAATACGGGAGGAAAGCTCATTCACTTTAATGCATGGACCCAAACGTTGAAAacatatttgatattttatacatttaactCTGATGTCAAATTGAGGCAGACCAAGTCTAACGGCTTCCTGCTGCTTGTCACAGACAGTCCAACTGTCGGGTCAATGTGGTTTACGCCACTCGAGTAAACGCACTGCACAAATTACTCTTCTCATGGTGTCTGCATCCCATGAGCTATTGCAGAAGTGGACAACCGATGAAAAAAAGCTTGTAATTTGACGACTGAACTTCAACTTTTGTTGAACATGACCGAAGTGATAGGAAGAATTAGATGTCATTATATTATTTGAATGTCACTTTACGCGGACAATTTAGCTGACAGGCGTCACATTCCTTGCAGCCATCAGACTAACAGTGGcaacatatattttttgcatCTTCGAATCGTCCCATCAGAACAGGCTCCCTAGTGGCATTTCATCATGACCAGGATAATCTTATGCAAGATAGTGAAACGGCTGTTAATTTACAGATAATTAAACCCCAGTGACTTGTATTGTATACATGATGGCTGCGATTGGGATTTCGTGTAATTAATACTTTGAATCCTAATATGACATATGACTAAAAAATAACAAAGTATGTTTGAATGTTGTATGTTTTATACACAAAA from Brachionichthys hirsutus isolate HB-005 chromosome 11, CSIRO-AGI_Bhir_v1, whole genome shotgun sequence harbors:
- the LOC137901737 gene encoding octapeptide-repeat protein T2-like; translation: MRHKSDRFSEFEHTSGAEANRRHENTSGAEANRRHENSCGAEANRRHEKSCGAEANRRHENSCGAEANRRHENTSGAEANRRHENSCGAEANRRHEKSCGAEANRRHENSCGAEANRRHKNSCGAEANRRHENTSGAEANRRHENTSGAEANRRHEKSCGAEAN